The Sulfurimonas lithotrophica genome includes a region encoding these proteins:
- a CDS encoding AAA family ATPase has translation MELVYLWVEDYKNIHQQGFNFSPRFKCTFHDEYDDANKLKDNCELEIEENDNYVSIFPESINITTIVGENGAGKSSVIDFILKNTYKEFDKSKFIYIYHDNEKLYLESNLKFNIITDVEVFEDEHNNIETFNLVIDFAPGQRDIWNVKGEYHQYFALEPSRNYESSGPGAFGKIEPVSFDANMKLNTLFFYYYLSKLPNGQAIIDKLKLPKFNHFTILRYRSMGEKVQNDNLQNLQNQSFKNIQLSAQDYNELKDILSENLIGNTYQIESILEDDLIILDPLTIYIEIEIFDETKDISFGKLSTGQKLLISYFGIIMRHYYKNSEKNFNIFVDEIETAFHPLFQRKLLNELITMIQLALSNIQTSLILSTHSPFILSDLPKENVIFLKEGKQVDIDIETFGANIHTLLSHGFFMQDGLMGEFAKSKINDVINFLNDGVESEKIKSNEDAQKYINIIGEPILKRQLQKILDSKRLSKIDEIDLLKQRIEELEKKQND, from the coding sequence ATGGAGCTGGTTTATCTGTGGGTTGAGGACTATAAAAATATACACCAACAAGGGTTTAATTTTTCGCCTAGATTTAAGTGTACTTTTCATGATGAATATGATGATGCAAATAAATTAAAAGACAACTGTGAACTAGAAATAGAAGAGAATGATAATTATGTAAGTATATTTCCAGAAAGTATAAATATAACTACTATTGTTGGAGAGAATGGAGCAGGAAAAAGTAGTGTAATTGATTTTATTTTAAAAAACACATATAAAGAATTCGATAAATCAAAATTTATTTATATTTATCATGACAATGAAAAACTGTATTTAGAATCTAACTTAAAGTTCAATATTATTACTGATGTAGAAGTTTTTGAAGATGAACATAATAATATAGAGACATTTAACTTAGTAATTGATTTTGCACCAGGACAACGAGACATATGGAATGTTAAAGGAGAATATCATCAATATTTTGCACTTGAACCTTCCAGAAATTATGAAAGTAGTGGTCCGGGAGCATTTGGTAAAATAGAACCTGTATCTTTTGACGCTAATATGAAATTAAACACTTTATTTTTTTATTATTATTTATCCAAATTACCAAATGGACAAGCCATTATTGATAAATTAAAATTACCAAAATTCAATCATTTCACAATCTTAAGATATCGGTCAATGGGTGAAAAGGTTCAAAATGACAATTTGCAGAACTTGCAAAACCAAAGCTTTAAAAATATTCAACTTAGTGCACAAGATTATAATGAATTAAAAGATATCTTATCTGAAAACTTAATAGGAAATACATATCAAATAGAATCAATACTTGAAGATGATTTAATTATTTTAGATCCATTAACAATTTATATCGAAATAGAAATTTTTGATGAAACTAAAGATATAAGTTTTGGAAAACTAAGTACAGGTCAAAAACTACTTATTTCATACTTTGGTATTATCATGCGTCATTATTATAAAAATTCAGAAAAAAACTTTAATATTTTTGTAGATGAAATAGAAACTGCCTTTCATCCTTTATTTCAAAGAAAACTACTCAATGAATTGATTACCATGATTCAATTAGCACTTTCAAATATTCAAACAAGTTTAATTTTATCAACTCACTCACCATTTATACTATCAGATTTACCAAAAGAAAATGTAATCTTTTTAAAAGAAGGCAAACAAGTTGATATTGATATAGAAACTTTTGGAGCAAATATACATACCCTTTTATCTCATGGTTTTTTTATGCAAGACGGTCTTATGGGGGAGTTTGCAAAAAGTAAAATTAATGATGTAATTAACTTTCTAAATGATGGTGTAGAAAGTGAAAAAATTAAATCTAATGAAGATGCTCAAAAATATATTAATATTATTGGTGAGCCAATACTAAAACGACAGCTTCAAAAAATATTAGATAGCAAACGACTTTCAAAAATAGATGAAATAGATTTATTAAAACAACGTATAGAAGAACTAGAGAAAAAACAAAATGACTAA
- a CDS encoding metallophosphoesterase family protein: MSNISRRSFIQGSLALGASAIIPTGLKAQDVNTLKFIHATDTHMDFMDISSIEAMELMVEFINREYKDLDFVLFGGDNYNNNIKDNKDAVMFKFIVEKLHCPYYIVRGNKESSPTSSLKSVLSKDFDNIFLQNEKLYKNGRDWLVKTKGYQILGLDSSVEHHYNGLYTKETLEFAEKTLKSGKPTIILNHHPYTNYWKGTDKEDIKKHVLGNTEEVQKRLFKYPNLILTLSGHKHIDSVTRINQTKVIVTRAFERPLDINMYPMRYVEILGSNINEKIIYTS; encoded by the coding sequence ATGTCAAATATATCAAGAAGAAGTTTTATACAAGGCTCTTTGGCTCTTGGTGCATCTGCGATTATTCCAACCGGGCTTAAAGCACAAGATGTCAATACTCTAAAATTTATACATGCTACCGACACACATATGGATTTTATGGATATTAGCTCCATTGAAGCTATGGAGTTGATGGTTGAATTTATAAACCGTGAATACAAAGATTTGGATTTTGTTTTGTTCGGAGGTGATAACTACAACAATAACATAAAAGACAACAAAGATGCAGTCATGTTCAAGTTTATAGTTGAGAAACTTCACTGTCCTTACTACATTGTACGCGGAAATAAAGAATCATCACCTACTTCAAGCCTAAAAAGCGTACTATCAAAAGACTTTGATAATATCTTTTTGCAAAATGAAAAACTTTATAAAAATGGCAGGGATTGGCTTGTAAAAACCAAGGGGTATCAAATTTTGGGACTTGACAGTTCGGTGGAACATCACTATAACGGTCTTTATACTAAAGAAACTCTTGAGTTTGCAGAAAAAACGCTAAAAAGCGGCAAACCTACAATTATATTAAACCACCACCCATATACAAACTACTGGAAAGGCACGGATAAGGAAGATATTAAAAAACATGTACTTGGAAATACTGAGGAAGTTCAAAAAAGACTTTTTAAATACCCTAACCTTATCTTGACTCTATCAGGTCACAAACACATAGACTCAGTTACAAGAATCAACCAAACAAAAGTTATAGTAACCCGTGCATTTGAGCGTCCACTAGATATAAATATGTACCCTATGAGATATGTTGAGATACTTGGCAGCAACATCAACGAGAAGATAATCTACACATCATAA
- a CDS encoding FecCD family ABC transporter permease, producing MTRFILWTILVSIFLLSPFFGAVTLDINEVFKGSTLHSDIFYNLRLPRLFFAFFAGVILSLSGLLFQTLFRNPLMTPYTLGISSGAVLGAGIAIKLGLIGIVFGISSISIFGFAGAIFTVFLLLYLSRFLKNSHQESLLLLGIALSLFYTSSLMIVFYLGDTIQNDMLLRFTMGSLSIIGWQNPMLFAFISFVLVGCIYIYRYELELLNVSDESSQLKGLDTKKITLLLLVVSSFSIGFLVSISGPIGFIGLVVPHIVTKLYPTTIKKRIIKTAVFGGLFLVMCDTITRVIQTQSELPIGIVTALIGGPFFIYLIISRSSK from the coding sequence ATGACTAGATTTATATTATGGACTATTTTAGTCTCTATATTTTTACTATCTCCGTTTTTCGGTGCTGTAACACTTGATATAAACGAGGTTTTTAAAGGCTCTACTCTACACAGCGACATATTTTACAACCTTCGTTTGCCGAGATTGTTTTTTGCATTTTTTGCAGGTGTCATCTTGAGCCTTAGCGGACTTTTGTTTCAAACACTTTTTAGAAACCCGCTTATGACACCATATACTCTGGGCATCTCAAGCGGTGCGGTTTTGGGTGCGGGAATAGCTATAAAACTCGGTTTGATAGGGATTGTTTTTGGTATAAGCAGTATTAGTATATTTGGTTTTGCGGGGGCAATATTTACTGTGTTTTTACTGCTTTATCTCTCGCGATTTTTAAAAAACAGCCATCAAGAGAGCCTTTTACTGCTAGGGATTGCACTCTCACTTTTTTACACTTCATCTTTGATGATAGTGTTTTATCTGGGCGACACTATACAAAATGATATGCTACTTCGCTTTACCATGGGGAGTCTCTCCATAATAGGCTGGCAGAATCCCATGCTTTTTGCATTTATATCTTTTGTGCTTGTTGGGTGCATCTATATCTACAGATATGAGTTGGAACTTTTAAACGTAAGTGATGAGAGTTCTCAACTAAAAGGGCTTGATACTAAAAAAATCACGCTTTTACTTCTTGTAGTATCGTCTTTTAGTATTGGATTTTTGGTAAGCATCAGCGGACCTATCGGTTTTATAGGACTTGTAGTACCGCACATAGTTACAAAACTCTACCCTACTACGATAAAAAAACGCATCATTAAAACGGCTGTTTTTGGCGGACTTTTTTTAGTGATGTGTGATACCATCACAAGGGTCATCCAGACACAAAGCGAACTGCCAATAGGAATAGTCACGGCACTTATAGGCGGACCGTTTTTCATCTACCTCATCATCAGCAGGAGTTCAAAATGA
- a CDS encoding ABC transporter ATP-binding protein: MIEFSNFSCSFNNREILKNINLKIKDHLVILGSNGSGKSTLVKSVCKLVKYEGNILLDGKNTETYEQKELAKKVVYIPTKLEIADEFISVEEFVLLGRFAHKRSFFDYTKEDRLLVEKNLEFLKLSHLKKHSVKSLSSGEQQLIQIAQALTQQSKTIIFDEPTANLDPRNTMLIASHIRELKNSHNILVITHDLEFASSLGIDVAFIKNASVKLHNKEIDFKEMVNEYD; the protein is encoded by the coding sequence ATGATTGAGTTTTCCAACTTTTCATGTTCTTTTAACAACAGAGAGATTTTAAAAAACATAAACCTAAAAATAAAAGACCACCTTGTTATTTTAGGCTCAAACGGAAGCGGTAAAAGCACTCTTGTAAAATCAGTCTGCAAACTTGTAAAGTATGAGGGAAACATCTTGCTCGATGGAAAAAATACCGAAACTTACGAGCAAAAAGAGCTTGCAAAAAAAGTTGTCTATATACCGACAAAACTCGAAATTGCAGATGAGTTCATAAGTGTAGAAGAGTTTGTACTACTTGGTCGTTTTGCACATAAGAGAAGCTTTTTTGACTATACAAAAGAGGACAGATTGCTTGTAGAAAAAAATCTAGAATTTTTAAAGCTTTCACATCTGAAAAAACACTCCGTAAAGTCACTAAGTTCGGGTGAACAGCAACTTATACAAATAGCTCAGGCTCTTACCCAACAAAGCAAAACCATAATATTTGACGAGCCGACAGCCAATCTTGACCCAAGAAACACTATGCTTATAGCTTCACATATAAGGGAGCTAAAAAATTCGCATAATATCTTGGTCATCACACACGATTTGGAGTTTGCATCTTCCCTTGGCATCGATGTGGCTTTTATAAAGAATGCATCTGTCAAACTCCATAACAAAGAGATAGACTTTAAAGAGATGGTAAATGAATATGACTAG
- a CDS encoding ABC transporter substrate-binding protein produces the protein MKILILTFFFILNLWANERIISLSPSITEILYALGKGNELVGVSAYSLYPKEAQKLPVVGSYENPNIEKILELKPTLVVGQNYNEGILDKLKIFNIKTLKLNLKRLERIKESIDILGKALDAKESKKLVKNIDDALKNAPKAKKPHSVMIVYGLREDLRSGNYIAGHDIFFEDIINECGNTNAYKETYLSQPVLSYENIIAVNPDQIIILHSLATEGNVDVKKALSAWKKIPTTASKNNDIHIVNDNYLHIPSHRVALTIKRLCGVMND, from the coding sequence ATGAAAATCTTGATTTTGACATTTTTTTTCATACTAAACCTGTGGGCAAATGAGAGAATAATCTCTCTTAGCCCTTCTATTACCGAGATTTTATATGCACTTGGAAAAGGTAACGAACTCGTAGGTGTGAGTGCATATTCACTCTACCCTAAAGAGGCTCAAAAACTCCCCGTTGTAGGAAGTTATGAGAATCCAAACATAGAAAAAATTTTGGAGCTTAAACCTACACTTGTAGTGGGGCAAAATTACAACGAGGGCATCTTAGACAAACTAAAAATCTTTAATATAAAAACATTAAAACTAAATCTTAAAAGACTAGAGAGAATCAAAGAGTCCATAGATATTTTGGGTAAGGCTTTAGATGCTAAAGAGTCAAAAAAACTTGTAAAAAACATAGACGATGCACTAAAAAACGCTCCAAAAGCAAAAAAACCTCACAGTGTGATGATAGTTTACGGGTTACGTGAGGATTTAAGAAGCGGGAACTACATAGCAGGGCACGATATTTTCTTTGAAGACATCATAAATGAGTGCGGAAATACAAACGCATATAAAGAGACTTACCTCTCTCAGCCCGTTCTCTCTTATGAGAACATCATAGCCGTAAATCCGGATCAGATTATCATTTTACATTCACTAGCAACCGAAGGAAATGTAGATGTAAAAAAAGCACTCTCTGCTTGGAAAAAAATCCCGACTACCGCTTCAAAAAACAACGATATACATATAGTAAACGACAATTATCTGCATATACCCTCACACAGGGTCGCACTCACTATTAAAAGACTTTGCGGAGTTATGAATGATTGA
- a CDS encoding TonB-dependent receptor plug domain-containing protein has translation MTKTIKLSLVCASMYTSLFAGEVELKDVVVTGATKSEQSIQDVTSNVTLISSEELEEKHSLSVVEILSNISGINIVNSGGLGSTTSVQLRGMSNSRTLVLIDGVRYQDPSSTSGASLSHLMASDIERIEIIKGAQSGIWGADASAGVINIITKSAQKGTHLRANIEYGSFKTKKYGATASYKNDDLELKLSANRITSDSFSVQAPNGENVDNYEDDPYENTTINFNAKYNITNDAAIKLNVTSVDALKDYDSFGDPNDNTLRSDIKNLLYSASYFQKIDNHNLELKYENSKFERDEIGTVAMWGTEYVKVFNGEIQNIELSDNYKYMKDSFLLFGLGASSDDVDYIMTDNSKTQKENKNNYIYLTNSNKFESLILSQSIRYDRYNNFDNKATGKLGLKYNFKKDVYLSSNFGTGYNTPNIVQELNPWGMVNPDLNPENSKTFDISLGYKGLELTYFYQKIKDLIEWYDPDGWGGNPAIYKNLDGESTFKGLELAYKQNLGENLIFNSNATYLNAKNKDGQRLIRRPKYTANASLDYYPYESLHLGLYANYVGERYDQANEQGKQTGKYTLANFTAGYTLSKYLDFYLKVDNISDRYYQEADGYATAGRSYYCGLNAKY, from the coding sequence ATGACAAAAACAATAAAACTATCATTAGTGTGTGCATCTATGTACACTTCACTTTTTGCAGGTGAAGTAGAGCTTAAAGATGTAGTAGTAACGGGTGCTACAAAAAGCGAACAGTCTATACAAGACGTAACTTCAAACGTAACTCTAATCTCTTCTGAAGAGTTAGAAGAAAAGCATTCTCTTAGCGTAGTGGAGATACTTAGTAACATCTCCGGCATCAACATTGTAAACAGCGGTGGTCTGGGAAGTACCACATCCGTTCAGCTTAGAGGGATGAGCAATAGCAGAACACTTGTTTTAATAGACGGCGTAAGATATCAAGACCCTTCAAGCACGTCAGGTGCTAGCTTGTCTCACCTTATGGCAAGCGATATTGAAAGAATAGAGATTATAAAAGGTGCGCAAAGCGGCATCTGGGGCGCTGATGCAAGTGCGGGTGTTATAAACATCATAACAAAATCTGCACAAAAAGGCACACACTTAAGAGCAAACATCGAATACGGCAGTTTTAAAACTAAAAAGTACGGTGCTACCGCTTCGTATAAAAACGATGACTTAGAGTTAAAACTAAGTGCAAACAGAATTACAAGCGATTCATTCAGCGTACAAGCTCCAAACGGTGAAAATGTAGATAACTATGAAGACGACCCATATGAAAACACAACTATCAACTTCAATGCAAAGTACAACATAACAAACGATGCAGCTATTAAATTAAATGTAACAAGCGTAGATGCACTAAAAGATTATGACAGTTTCGGTGACCCAAACGACAATACCCTAAGAAGTGATATTAAAAACCTGCTTTACTCTGCTTCGTATTTTCAAAAAATTGACAACCACAACCTAGAACTCAAATATGAAAACTCAAAGTTTGAGAGAGACGAGATAGGTACGGTAGCAATGTGGGGGACTGAATACGTAAAAGTATTTAACGGCGAGATTCAAAACATTGAACTGAGTGATAACTACAAATATATGAAAGATAGTTTTTTACTTTTTGGGCTTGGTGCAAGTAGTGATGATGTTGATTATATTATGACAGACAACTCTAAAACGCAAAAAGAAAACAAAAACAACTACATCTACCTTACAAACTCAAACAAGTTTGAGAGTCTTATACTTTCTCAAAGCATAAGATACGACAGATACAACAACTTTGACAACAAAGCTACGGGAAAACTAGGACTAAAGTACAACTTCAAAAAAGATGTTTATCTAAGTTCAAACTTTGGAACTGGTTATAACACCCCTAACATTGTCCAAGAACTTAACCCGTGGGGTATGGTTAACCCTGACTTAAATCCTGAAAACTCTAAAACTTTTGATATTTCACTTGGATACAAAGGTCTTGAGCTTACTTACTTTTACCAAAAAATAAAAGACTTAATAGAGTGGTATGACCCAGACGGCTGGGGTGGAAATCCTGCGATTTACAAAAACCTGGACGGAGAAAGTACCTTTAAAGGGCTTGAGTTAGCATACAAGCAAAACCTTGGAGAGAATCTTATTTTTAACTCAAACGCTACATACCTAAATGCAAAAAATAAAGACGGACAAAGACTTATCAGACGCCCTAAATACACTGCAAATGCTTCTTTAGATTACTACCCGTATGAGAGTCTGCATCTAGGACTTTATGCTAACTATGTAGGTGAGAGATACGACCAGGCAAATGAGCAGGGTAAACAAACAGGTAAATACACTCTGGCAAATTTTACTGCTGGATACACTCTTAGCAAATATCTAGACTTTTATCTAAAAGTTGATAATATTAGTGACAGATATTACCAAGAAGCTGACGGCTATGCGACTGCGGGACGCAGTTATTACTGCGGATTAAATGCAAAATACTAA
- a CDS encoding DUF2156 domain-containing protein, which produces MANLTIGKKTLKPFTMDVKPILEKYLTKINVDISDYTFAANYIWLANSSGFYTISNKCFCLFVMNGGELTMLLPPIGKQKNVIHAMELCFKIMNKNNSSKYYARIDYVYGSIIEQFVQSVDEAETMFQMLENYVVEKKLVDYVYKADSLIELRGNSYHTKRTEINKFIKSYPNYRIETLEHVKHFDDIIALFNKWVSDRVKYMPHEEAEVFLEGIHQERHAIKKMLKHYQELDLIGLVIYIDNQLKGFTAGERINGDTACVIIEKTDFEVLGCAQFIFREFSKLLQTHYGVMYINVGDDMGFENLKKVKMSYRPFKLIPKYTIYQK; this is translated from the coding sequence ATGGCAAACCTAACTATAGGTAAAAAAACTCTCAAACCATTCACAATGGATGTCAAACCAATTCTTGAAAAATATCTTACAAAAATTAATGTAGATATTAGTGATTATACTTTTGCCGCTAACTATATTTGGCTGGCAAACAGTAGCGGTTTTTATACAATATCAAATAAATGTTTTTGCTTGTTTGTAATGAATGGTGGTGAACTTACAATGTTACTTCCACCTATTGGAAAACAAAAAAATGTTATTCATGCGATGGAATTATGTTTTAAAATTATGAATAAAAACAATAGCTCAAAATATTATGCCCGAATTGATTATGTTTATGGTTCAATTATTGAGCAATTTGTGCAATCAGTAGATGAAGCAGAAACAATGTTTCAGATGCTGGAAAACTATGTTGTAGAAAAGAAACTTGTAGATTATGTATATAAAGCTGATTCGTTGATTGAGTTGCGTGGAAACAGTTACCATACAAAACGTACAGAGATAAATAAATTTATAAAATCATACCCGAATTATCGTATAGAGACACTTGAACATGTAAAACATTTTGATGATATTATTGCACTTTTTAATAAATGGGTATCTGACCGTGTTAAATATATGCCTCACGAAGAAGCCGAAGTTTTTTTAGAAGGGATACATCAAGAACGCCATGCCATCAAAAAGATGCTAAAACATTATCAAGAGCTTGATTTAATCGGTCTTGTAATTTATATAGATAATCAGTTAAAAGGATTTACTGCTGGAGAGAGAATCAATGGTGATACAGCATGTGTAATTATTGAAAAAACTGACTTTGAAGTGCTTGGATGTGCTCAGTTTATTTTTAGAGAGTTTTCAAAACTATTGCAAACACACTACGGTGTAATGTACATTAATGTTGGTGATGATATGGGCTTTGAGAACCTAAAAAAAGTTAAAATGTCATATAGACCGTTTAAACTTATTCCAAAATATACAATTTATCAAAAATGA
- the rimI gene encoding ribosomal protein S18-alanine N-acetyltransferase, with the protein MKALVKLENETFSDANFPLSRESFYYHIKRNLLLVVYDDKFELLGYALALIHRKKAKLYSLCIQKSYRGSGIAKKLMEQLFYSLNQLNFKIIILEVRQDNYGAINFYKKLGFKQLAISLSFYKDGSNALIMERKIVN; encoded by the coding sequence GTGAAAGCATTAGTGAAATTGGAAAACGAAACTTTTAGCGATGCTAACTTTCCATTATCTAGGGAGTCGTTTTATTATCATATTAAAAGAAACTTGTTGTTAGTTGTTTATGATGACAAGTTTGAACTTTTAGGTTATGCACTTGCTTTGATACATAGAAAAAAAGCTAAACTTTATTCCTTATGTATTCAAAAATCATATAGAGGCAGCGGAATAGCTAAGAAGTTAATGGAACAGTTATTTTATAGTCTTAATCAATTAAATTTTAAGATAATAATTCTGGAAGTTCGTCAAGACAACTATGGAGCAATCAATTTTTATAAAAAACTTGGTTTTAAACAACTTGCCATTAGCTTATCGTTTTATAAAGATGGTTCTAATGCATTAATTATGGAAAGAAAGATTGTCAACTAG
- a CDS encoding glutaminase, producing MLNEFNYQQILNEVYDETIPYFQDGKVADYIPALAKVNPEQFAMSITLFNGKQYHVGVCDEKFSIQSISKVYTFTKALQLFGTKLYKRVGKEPSGNPFNSLVQLEYEKGIPRNPFINAGAIVVTDALLSYFKNIDKCFNDTLSFIQETSDNETIGFDRNVWFSEYQHGHRNLALANLMKSYNNIDNLVEDVVKTYFKHCSIEMSTKELSRSMLFLANHGIDPINGKEYVTHEQAKRINALMLTCGHYDASGEFAFYVGLPGKSGVGGGIVAIVPKVMSIAVFSPRLNSWGNSLCGTKALEIFAKKTGLSIF from the coding sequence ATGTTGAACGAGTTTAATTATCAACAGATACTTAATGAAGTTTATGATGAAACAATACCTTATTTCCAAGATGGAAAGGTTGCAGACTATATCCCGGCTCTAGCAAAAGTAAATCCGGAACAGTTTGCAATGAGTATAACACTTTTTAATGGTAAGCAGTATCATGTCGGTGTTTGCGATGAAAAGTTTTCTATTCAAAGTATATCTAAGGTATATACTTTTACAAAAGCATTGCAACTATTTGGAACAAAACTTTATAAAAGGGTTGGAAAAGAACCGTCTGGAAATCCATTTAACTCTTTGGTGCAACTAGAATATGAAAAAGGAATTCCAAGAAATCCTTTTATTAACGCTGGTGCAATTGTAGTCACTGATGCATTATTAAGCTATTTTAAAAACATAGATAAATGTTTTAATGACACATTATCTTTTATTCAAGAAACATCCGATAACGAGACCATAGGTTTTGATAGAAATGTTTGGTTTTCAGAGTATCAACACGGGCATAGAAATCTGGCACTTGCAAATTTAATGAAGAGTTATAATAATATAGACAATTTAGTTGAAGATGTGGTTAAAACCTACTTTAAACACTGTTCGATAGAGATGTCAACAAAAGAGTTGTCAAGATCGATGTTATTCCTTGCAAATCATGGGATTGATCCTATAAATGGTAAAGAGTATGTCACACATGAACAAGCAAAAAGAATAAATGCATTGATGTTAACATGTGGGCATTACGATGCAAGTGGGGAGTTTGCATTTTATGTAGGATTACCTGGGAAAAGCGGTGTTGGCGGAGGAATTGTAGCAATAGTGCCAAAAGTTATGTCAATAGCTGTCTTTAGCCCTAGACTTAATAGCTGGGGTAATTCTCTTTGCGGTACTAAAGCTTTGGAAATATTTGCTAAAAAAACAGGTTTGTCTATCTTTTAG
- a CDS encoding NFACT family protein, translating into MKLSHLKQIKDYLNNFKKISAIYRVSDTIIKVVFDKDDEVYFNMQRSNSSIFRCPSYARSKVYNAPFDVVLAKRFIRANIQDIELINNDKIIRFKTTIASAYKEEVTYLQFEFTGKYTNVIILDADMVVIEALRHIDLYSSFREVRVGQKLLDVPQAPFEAKEYPLDDVEAFLYEVYEKEQSHKLSSLKKQKVSLLEKKLKKLKKLYRNLDDEESLKEEVKKFNHYGNLVLSNMHSIKPYAKTLELQDYDGSVINVDLDKEFPSASKISDYFFTKSKKAKQKASNLHIQKASLESKIKHTELFIHTVNEAKESSKIELLFPKQLKTKKIKEDDSIETFYIEGYKIQLGKNERGNITLLGKARARDIWLHLRDAPSTHVIVTTDKQNVPMGIIESAARLCVDFTTTSKDRYLVDYTPRREVTIQSGANVLYNKYKTIEVDTR; encoded by the coding sequence ATGAAACTATCGCACTTAAAACAAATAAAAGACTATCTTAACAATTTTAAAAAAATATCGGCTATCTATAGAGTAAGCGACACAATCATAAAAGTGGTGTTTGATAAAGACGATGAGGTGTATTTTAATATGCAACGCTCAAATTCCTCAATATTCAGATGCCCATCTTACGCAAGAAGCAAGGTATATAATGCACCTTTTGACGTTGTACTTGCAAAAAGATTTATAAGAGCGAACATTCAAGATATAGAACTTATAAACAATGACAAAATCATCCGTTTTAAAACTACGATCGCATCTGCATATAAAGAGGAAGTTACATATCTGCAGTTTGAATTTACCGGAAAATATACAAACGTAATCATCCTAGATGCAGATATGGTAGTCATAGAGGCACTTCGTCATATAGATTTGTACAGTTCATTTCGTGAAGTTAGAGTAGGGCAAAAGCTTTTAGACGTGCCTCAGGCTCCTTTTGAAGCAAAAGAGTATCCGCTTGATGATGTCGAGGCTTTTTTATATGAGGTGTATGAAAAAGAGCAGTCTCATAAATTATCAAGTCTGAAAAAACAGAAAGTCTCACTTTTAGAGAAAAAGTTGAAAAAACTCAAAAAATTGTACAGAAACCTTGATGATGAAGAAAGCCTAAAAGAAGAAGTCAAAAAGTTTAATCATTATGGAAATTTGGTGCTTTCAAATATGCATAGTATTAAACCGTATGCTAAAACTTTGGAGCTTCAAGATTATGACGGCTCAGTTATAAATGTAGATTTAGACAAAGAGTTTCCAAGTGCATCTAAGATAAGTGATTATTTTTTTACAAAGAGTAAAAAAGCAAAACAAAAAGCTTCAAATCTACACATACAAAAAGCATCACTAGAGTCAAAAATAAAACATACCGAACTTTTTATACATACTGTAAATGAAGCAAAAGAGAGCTCAAAGATTGAACTGCTTTTTCCAAAACAACTTAAAACAAAAAAAATAAAAGAGGATGATTCTATAGAAACCTTTTATATTGAGGGTTATAAAATCCAACTAGGCAAGAATGAGAGAGGCAATATTACCTTGCTAGGAAAGGCAAGAGCGAGGGATATTTGGCTGCATCTAAGAGATGCACCATCAACTCATGTTATAGTAACAACCGATAAGCAAAATGTTCCTATGGGCATCATTGAGAGTGCCGCGAGGTTGTGTGTTGATTTTACCACTACTTCAAAAGATCGCTATTTGGTCGATTATACTCCTAGACGAGAAGTTACCATACAGAGTGGTGCCAATGTTTTGTACAACAAATACAAGACAATAGAGGTAGATACTAGGTAA